In Clostridium sp. SY8519, one genomic interval encodes:
- a CDS encoding SEC-C metal-binding domain-containing protein, with protein MSEVSMALLKELLEETYTVADLKELAKKLELKGVSKLKKAELAEAVAEAAAEADLTVLTEEERAVFTQAEDVQPTGTATGTEEAGGAEPAAEEAAGSSRTAAAASADQEQPAVGRSLRRPDRFTKSWSAKTVLKTKKIYPNDPCPCGSGKKYKKCCGRAK; from the coding sequence ATGAGTGAGGTAAGTATGGCACTTTTAAAGGAATTGCTGGAAGAAACATATACGGTGGCAGACCTGAAAGAACTGGCAAAAAAGCTGGAACTGAAGGGTGTATCGAAATTAAAGAAAGCTGAGCTTGCGGAGGCAGTTGCCGAAGCGGCAGCTGAGGCAGATCTTACAGTCCTGACAGAAGAAGAGCGTGCGGTGTTCACACAGGCAGAAGATGTACAGCCGACGGGTACAGCCACCGGCACGGAGGAAGCAGGGGGAGCAGAACCGGCGGCAGAAGAAGCAGCGGGCAGCAGCCGGACAGCAGCTGCGGCGTCAGCGGACCAGGAACAGCCGGCAGTCGGCAGGAGTCTGCGCAGACCGGATCGCTTTACCAAAAGCTGGTCCGCCAAGACTGTATTAAAGACAAAGAAGATCTATCCCAATGATCCCTGTCCCTGCGGCAGCGGAAAAAAATACAAAAAATGCTGCGGCAGAGCAAAATAA
- a CDS encoding glutamate synthase subunit beta yields MGKAGGFLEYRRMDNRTEAVQDRITDFSEFHDALNEEKRRQQAARCMDCGVPLCQSALKLKGMVTGCPLHNLIPEWNDAVYRGQNEQALSRLLKTNNFPEFTGRVCPALCEKACICGMNDDPVTVHDNELFIIETAFANGSMKPRIPKIRSGKRVAVVGAGPSGLAAADQLNHRGHSVTVFEREEEIGGLLMFGIPNMKLDKQYIRRRRELMEAEGVVFRTGVDVGNTVSAKELTDSFDAVILCTGAKEPRPFAAKGYEAGMEGVYYAVDFLSEVTRQVVLGQGKSKTNVKSLVKGKHVIVLGGGDTGNDCVGTSIRLGCKSVRQLEIMPKPPEERSADNPWPEWPKTLKTDYGQQEAIQVFGKDPREFTTTIREVKTVRGKLKSAVLVQTAFDKGKLVEVEGTEKEVPCDLILVAAGFVGCQPYTAKAFGTKCTGRGTVETQPDSYMTSKPGVFTAGDMHRGQSLVVWAISEGRACAVETDRYLMGYTDMDK; encoded by the coding sequence ATGGGAAAAGCAGGAGGATTCCTGGAGTACCGGCGGATGGACAACAGAACGGAAGCGGTACAGGATAGAATTACAGATTTTTCGGAATTCCATGACGCACTGAATGAGGAAAAACGCCGGCAGCAGGCTGCCCGCTGCATGGACTGCGGCGTGCCCCTGTGCCAGTCGGCACTGAAGCTGAAGGGGATGGTAACCGGCTGTCCGCTGCACAACCTGATTCCGGAATGGAATGACGCGGTTTACCGGGGACAGAATGAGCAGGCGCTGAGCCGTCTGCTCAAGACCAATAATTTTCCGGAATTTACCGGAAGGGTCTGCCCGGCACTCTGCGAAAAGGCATGCATCTGCGGAATGAATGATGATCCGGTGACCGTGCATGACAATGAGTTATTTATTATTGAAACCGCCTTTGCCAACGGGTCGATGAAACCCCGGATCCCGAAGATCCGAAGCGGCAAGCGGGTGGCTGTCGTAGGCGCCGGCCCGTCGGGCCTGGCAGCTGCGGATCAGCTGAACCACAGAGGACACAGTGTAACCGTCTTTGAACGGGAGGAAGAGATCGGCGGCCTGCTGATGTTCGGCATCCCGAATATGAAGCTGGACAAACAGTATATCCGGCGGAGACGGGAGCTGATGGAAGCAGAAGGCGTGGTTTTCCGCACAGGTGTGGATGTGGGCAATACCGTATCGGCCAAAGAGCTCACAGACAGCTTTGACGCAGTGATCCTGTGTACCGGAGCCAAAGAGCCCCGGCCCTTTGCGGCAAAGGGATATGAAGCAGGAATGGAAGGCGTGTACTACGCCGTGGATTTCCTGTCAGAAGTTACCCGCCAGGTCGTCCTGGGGCAGGGAAAGAGCAAAACCAATGTAAAATCGCTGGTAAAGGGCAAACATGTGATTGTCTTAGGCGGCGGCGACACAGGCAATGACTGTGTGGGAACGTCCATCCGCCTGGGATGCAAAAGTGTCCGTCAGCTGGAAATCATGCCGAAGCCGCCGGAAGAGCGCAGCGCGGATAATCCGTGGCCGGAATGGCCGAAAACCCTGAAAACGGATTACGGTCAGCAGGAAGCCATCCAGGTGTTCGGCAAAGACCCGAGAGAGTTTACCACCACGATCCGGGAAGTGAAAACCGTCAGAGGCAAGCTGAAATCAGCTGTCCTGGTGCAGACCGCTTTTGACAAAGGGAAACTGGTCGAAGTGGAAGGCACGGAAAAAGAAGTTCCCTGTGACCTGATTCTGGTTGCAGCCGGATTTGTGGGATGCCAGCCTTATACGGCAAAGGCATTCGGTACAAAATGCACCGGCCGGGGCACGGTGGAGACACAGCCGGATAGCTATATGACCAGTAAGCCGGGCGTGTTTACTGCAGGTGATATGCACCGGGGCCAGTCGCTGGTGGTATGGGCCATCAGTGAAGGAAGGGCCTGCGCGGTGGAGACAGACCGATACCTGATGGGGTATACGGACATGGACAAATAA
- a CDS encoding CTP synthase, translating to MIKYVFVTGGVVSGLGKGITAASLGRLLKVRGYQVTMQKFDPYLNVDPGTMNPIQHGEVFVTDDGTETDLDLGHYERFIDENLDHNSNVTSGKIYWSVLNKERHGDYGGGTVQVIPHVTNEIKSRFYQGRAGEDCDEKTQVAIIEVGGTVGDIESQPFYEAIRQFMQEAGPGNACMIHVTLIPYLHASEELKTKPTQTSVKEMQGMGIQPDIIVCRTEHALNDAIRGKIALFCNVAPTHVLQNMNASSIYEVPLMMEEEKLAQAVCECLRMPCPEPDLTEWQNLVRALKEPKKAVEIAMVGKYTQLHDAYLSVVEALNHGGIENQVKVRIRWVDSEEMEKGTPEDYLKGIDGMIIPGGFGNRGTEGMIQAAEYARINHIPFLGICLGMQMALVEYARNVVGWKDAGSAELVQETTHPVIDLMPEQKNVTDLGGTMRLGAYPCVLKKGSLAHKLYGEDQISERHRHRYEVNNEYRDRLTEAGLILSGISPDGKIVEMIEVPDEPFYIGTQAHPEFKSRPNHAHPLFRGLVAAACAYSEGR from the coding sequence ATGATAAAATATGTATTTGTAACAGGCGGTGTCGTATCCGGACTCGGCAAGGGAATCACAGCCGCGTCGCTGGGACGTCTGCTGAAAGTCAGGGGATATCAGGTAACCATGCAGAAGTTTGATCCTTATCTGAATGTGGATCCCGGTACCATGAACCCGATCCAGCACGGCGAAGTGTTTGTCACAGACGACGGAACCGAGACCGATCTGGACCTGGGCCATTACGAACGTTTTATCGATGAGAATCTGGACCACAATTCCAACGTGACTTCCGGCAAGATCTACTGGTCCGTCCTGAATAAGGAGCGCCATGGAGATTACGGCGGAGGCACGGTACAGGTAATTCCCCATGTGACCAATGAGATCAAAAGCCGGTTTTATCAGGGCAGGGCAGGCGAGGACTGTGACGAAAAGACACAGGTTGCCATTATTGAAGTAGGCGGCACCGTGGGAGACATTGAATCCCAGCCGTTCTACGAAGCCATCCGCCAGTTTATGCAGGAAGCCGGCCCGGGAAACGCATGTATGATCCATGTCACCCTGATTCCGTATCTGCACGCGTCGGAAGAACTGAAGACCAAGCCCACCCAGACCAGCGTAAAAGAGATGCAGGGCATGGGCATCCAGCCGGATATTATCGTGTGCCGTACGGAACATGCGCTGAATGATGCCATTCGGGGCAAAATCGCCCTGTTCTGCAATGTGGCGCCGACGCATGTGCTGCAGAACATGAATGCGTCTTCGATCTACGAGGTGCCGCTGATGATGGAAGAGGAAAAACTGGCCCAGGCAGTCTGCGAGTGTCTGCGGATGCCCTGCCCGGAACCGGACCTGACAGAGTGGCAGAATCTGGTCCGCGCCCTGAAAGAACCGAAGAAAGCCGTGGAAATTGCCATGGTAGGAAAATACACCCAGCTGCATGACGCGTACCTGTCTGTAGTGGAAGCGCTGAATCACGGCGGCATTGAGAACCAGGTGAAAGTGCGGATCCGCTGGGTGGATTCGGAAGAAATGGAAAAGGGCACACCGGAAGATTATCTGAAGGGAATCGACGGAATGATCATTCCCGGAGGATTTGGCAACCGCGGCACAGAAGGAATGATCCAGGCGGCGGAATATGCCCGGATCAACCATATCCCGTTCTTGGGCATCTGCCTCGGCATGCAGATGGCCCTGGTGGAATATGCCAGAAATGTGGTGGGCTGGAAAGATGCCGGAAGCGCGGAGCTGGTACAGGAAACCACACATCCGGTGATCGATCTGATGCCGGAACAGAAGAATGTAACCGATCTGGGAGGCACCATGCGTCTGGGCGCCTATCCCTGTGTACTGAAAAAGGGCAGCCTCGCCCATAAGCTGTACGGTGAAGACCAGATTTCCGAGCGGCATCGCCATCGGTATGAGGTCAACAACGAATACCGGGACCGTCTTACAGAAGCGGGCCTGATCCTGTCCGGCATTTCACCGGACGGCAAGATTGTGGAAATGATCGAAGTGCCGGATGAACCGTTCTATATCGGAACCCAGGCACATCCGGAGTTCAAATCCAGACCGAACCACGCGCATCCGCTGTTCCGCGGCCTCGTGGCGGCAGCCTGTGCCTATTCGGAAGGCAGATAA
- a CDS encoding ammonium transporter: MTLQALATALDSGWTLLGAALVFFMQAGFTLVEAGMTRAKNTGNIIMKNLLDFCIGTPAYWFIGFGIMFGTNQVCNGFIGGLNLFSLHSDDFTTMIFQTVFCATAATIVSGAMAERTNFAAYCIYSAIISLVVYPIEGHWIWGGGWLAQLGFHDFAGSTAVHMVGGVAAFVGAAILGPRIGKYTKDGKANAIPGHNLLQAALGVFILWFAWFGFNGCSTTALSGGAYLSAARIFYTTNMAAAIATITVLIITWIRYGKPDVSMTLNGTLAGLVGVTAGCDTVTPVGAAIIGIVCGFVVVFGIEFVDQKLKVDDPVGAVGVHGCCGCVGTILVGFLAYYDYGLGEKAGLVYGGGFHALGLQLLGVVSVIAWVAVTMVIVFTVLKKTVGLRCSAEDEIEGLDRSEHGLESAYADFALTSSINNFGSHAVAAAAEIERDKALAEGKVPMDEAVPVQLRTADPSVSLGSDVSITKITIYTRQSKYEALNHAMSEIGINGMTVTNVLGCGAQGGRTTKYRGAELNMNLLPKIQVDIVVSKISPRTVIDAAKKVLYTGHIGDGKIFVYNVENAIKISTGAEGYDALQD; this comes from the coding sequence ATGACACTACAGGCATTGGCAACAGCTCTTGATTCGGGTTGGACCCTGTTGGGAGCAGCGCTGGTATTTTTCATGCAGGCCGGTTTTACACTGGTGGAAGCGGGGATGACCCGGGCGAAAAATACCGGTAACATTATTATGAAAAACCTTCTGGACTTTTGTATCGGTACACCGGCTTACTGGTTTATCGGATTTGGCATTATGTTTGGAACCAACCAGGTATGCAACGGTTTTATCGGAGGACTGAATCTGTTCTCACTGCATTCCGATGATTTCACCACCATGATTTTCCAGACAGTGTTCTGCGCGACGGCAGCCACCATCGTATCCGGCGCCATGGCAGAGCGGACAAACTTCGCGGCTTACTGTATTTACAGCGCCATTATTTCCCTGGTAGTATATCCGATTGAAGGCCACTGGATCTGGGGCGGCGGCTGGCTGGCACAGCTGGGCTTCCATGATTTCGCAGGTTCCACGGCAGTCCATATGGTCGGCGGTGTGGCAGCGTTTGTAGGCGCGGCAATCCTCGGTCCCAGAATCGGAAAATATACGAAAGACGGCAAGGCAAACGCCATTCCCGGACACAACCTGCTGCAGGCTGCCCTGGGTGTATTTATCCTCTGGTTCGCGTGGTTCGGATTCAACGGATGTTCCACAACCGCGCTAAGCGGCGGCGCATATCTGTCTGCGGCAAGAATCTTCTATACCACAAATATGGCAGCCGCAATCGCAACGATTACCGTATTGATCATCACCTGGATCCGCTATGGCAAACCGGATGTTTCCATGACATTAAACGGTACCCTGGCAGGCCTGGTAGGCGTAACTGCCGGCTGTGATACCGTCACACCGGTCGGCGCAGCGATTATCGGCATTGTCTGCGGATTTGTGGTAGTCTTCGGCATTGAATTTGTAGACCAGAAACTGAAGGTGGATGATCCGGTCGGCGCGGTAGGCGTGCATGGCTGCTGCGGCTGTGTCGGAACCATCCTGGTTGGTTTCCTGGCCTATTATGACTATGGCCTGGGAGAAAAAGCCGGCCTGGTATACGGCGGCGGTTTCCATGCGCTGGGACTGCAGCTTCTGGGTGTGGTATCTGTCATCGCCTGGGTAGCAGTGACCATGGTCATTGTATTTACGGTATTAAAGAAAACAGTAGGTCTGCGCTGCTCCGCAGAGGATGAAATCGAAGGACTGGACCGCAGTGAACACGGTCTGGAAAGCGCGTACGCAGACTTTGCCCTGACTTCCAGCATCAACAACTTCGGTTCCCATGCGGTTGCGGCTGCCGCTGAAATCGAGCGGGACAAAGCGCTGGCAGAAGGAAAGGTTCCGATGGATGAAGCGGTTCCGGTACAGTTGAGAACAGCAGATCCTTCCGTTTCGCTGGGCAGTGATGTAAGCATCACAAAGATTACGATTTACACCAGACAGAGCAAGTATGAGGCACTGAACCATGCCATGAGTGAAATCGGCATCAACGGCATGACCGTCACCAATGTATTAGGCTGCGGCGCCCAGGGCGGACGTACCACCAAATACCGTGGCGCGGAACTGAACATGAACCTGCTGCCGAAGATTCAGGTGGATATCGTTGTAAGCAAGATTTCCCCGCGTACTGTAATTGACGCGGCGAAGAAAGTCCTTTATACCGGACACATCGGGGATGGGAAAATCTTCGTATACAATGTGGAAAACGCAATTAAGATCAGCACAGGCGCAGAAGGCTATGACGCGCTGCAGGATTAA
- the gltB gene encoding glutamate synthase large subunit: MRRSDSTASRDAENMVFREHDACGIGAVVNIDGRQDYQVLDDALSIVEKLEHRAGKDASGKVGDGVGILTQISHNFFVKAAAKEGIQLGEAGDYGIGMFFFPQNQLKRTFSRRMFEVIARKNGLKVLGFRKVPVHPEILGDMARDCMPYIAQCFIERPEHVAPGFEFDRLLYVLRREFEQSSEEKPDPEHTEGYGSYTYICSLSSRTIVYKGMFLVKQLREFYEDLQSRDYHTAIALVHSRFSTNTTPSWERAHPYRFIAHNGEINTIRGNVDRMLAREETMSSEFLKNKDTMLKIFPVVNRSGSDSGILDNTLEFMYMNGMDLPLSVMVTIPEPWKHDRDMPSEKKDFYHYYGTMMEPWDGPAAVIFTDGDILGATLDRNGLRPSRYYITDDNRLILSSEVGVLGLDPKHVVAKQRLQPGRILLVDTRKGRIISDEECKKYYAGRQPYGEWLDRELLHLSALKIPNKRIPMYSKERRDQLYKAFGYSYEDVKNMIHPMAENGTEPIVSMGHDVPLAVLSEKHQSLFDYFKQMFAQVTNPPIDSLREKIVTDTTVYIGSDGNLLEEKSSNCHVLEVNNPILTGVDLLKIKALDQPGFRVSEISMLYYKNTSLERAVEQLSISVDRSVAKGANIIILTDRGVDENHLAIPSLLAVSSVEQHLVRTKKRTQVSIVLESAEPRDVHQCACLLGFGARAIHPYLAHECIAELIDQGVLDKDYHTAIDDYNNALLQGVVKIAAKMGISTLQSYQSARIFEAIGIRQDVIDRYFTGTVSRVGGIGLEEIGEGVMFRHDRAFDPLGLGLDTTLDSIGFHKLRSGENKEDHLYNPDTIIALQQATRNNDYKRFCEYTAMVDNELPHTLRGLMQFDPKKKPVPLEEVEPVSEIVKRFKTGAMSYGSLSKEAHETLAIAMNRLGGKSNTGEGGELTERFGTEKNSRIKQVASGRFGVTSAYLMSADEIQIKMAQGAKPGEGGHLPGKKVYPWVAHTRFSTPGVSLISPPPHHDIYSIEDLAQLIYDLKNANRKARISVKLVSEAGVGTIASGVAKAGAQVILISGYDGGTGAAPMSSVHGAGLPWELGLAEAHHTLMENGLRQRVILETDGKLMSGRDVAIAALLGAEEFAFATAPLVTMGCMMMRVCNQDTCPVGIATQNEVLRKRFTGKPEYVMNFMTFIATQLREIMASLGFRTVDEMVGRSDCLKVKDHPFTTRAQMVDLTRILQSKTASEKMQHFDPKQVYDFGLSTTIDEKELLPLLADGQPKTYHTKVSSTDRSVGTIFGSEVTRCYGDTLKDDTYQIILDGGCGQSLGAFLPKGVTIHVYGDANDGFGKGLSGGKLIIQPPKGSSFAPEKNIIVGNVALYGATAGKVFINGVAGERFCVRNSGAVAVAEGCGDHGLEYMTGGRAVILGPTGKNFAAGMSGGVAYVLDMDHRLYRRMNKDMAPADELTDKYDIAELKDILKEYYEATGSRLAGDILNDFETYRPHFKKIVPLEYQKVLSAIGRFEEQGLSHDNAVMEAFNEITGKTAQA, encoded by the coding sequence ATGAGAAGATCAGACAGCACAGCGTCCCGGGATGCGGAAAATATGGTATTCCGGGAGCATGATGCCTGCGGAATCGGCGCGGTGGTCAATATTGACGGCCGCCAGGATTACCAGGTGCTGGACGACGCGCTGTCGATCGTGGAAAAGCTGGAACACCGCGCCGGAAAAGACGCCAGTGGAAAAGTCGGAGACGGCGTAGGGATCCTGACACAGATCTCCCACAATTTCTTTGTCAAAGCAGCGGCAAAGGAAGGCATTCAGCTGGGAGAAGCGGGAGACTACGGAATCGGGATGTTTTTCTTCCCGCAGAATCAGTTAAAGCGGACTTTTTCCCGCAGAATGTTTGAAGTGATTGCCCGCAAGAACGGCCTGAAGGTCCTGGGCTTCCGCAAGGTTCCGGTACATCCGGAAATCCTAGGCGATATGGCCAGGGACTGCATGCCTTACATCGCGCAGTGCTTTATCGAGCGTCCGGAGCATGTGGCGCCGGGCTTCGAATTCGACCGGCTGCTGTATGTGCTGCGCCGGGAGTTTGAGCAGAGTTCGGAAGAGAAGCCGGATCCGGAACATACGGAAGGATACGGCTCCTATACCTATATCTGTTCCCTGTCTTCCAGAACCATTGTATACAAGGGAATGTTTCTGGTAAAACAGCTGCGGGAATTCTATGAAGACCTTCAGAGCAGGGACTATCATACAGCCATTGCGCTGGTACATTCCAGATTCTCCACCAATACCACCCCCAGCTGGGAACGGGCGCATCCCTATCGTTTTATCGCCCACAACGGAGAAATCAATACTATCCGCGGCAATGTGGACCGTATGCTGGCCCGGGAGGAGACCATGTCTTCCGAATTCTTAAAGAACAAGGACACCATGCTCAAAATCTTCCCGGTGGTGAACCGCAGCGGATCGGATTCCGGTATTCTGGACAACACCCTGGAATTCATGTATATGAACGGGATGGATCTGCCCCTGTCTGTCATGGTTACGATTCCGGAACCGTGGAAACACGACAGGGACATGCCTTCCGAGAAAAAAGATTTTTACCATTACTACGGCACCATGATGGAGCCCTGGGACGGTCCGGCGGCTGTGATTTTCACCGACGGCGATATCCTGGGCGCCACTCTGGACCGAAACGGTCTGCGTCCGTCCCGGTACTATATTACAGATGACAACCGTCTGATCCTTTCTTCCGAGGTAGGCGTGCTGGGACTGGACCCGAAACACGTCGTGGCAAAACAGCGGCTGCAGCCGGGACGGATCCTTCTGGTAGATACCAGGAAGGGACGGATTATTTCCGACGAGGAATGCAAAAAATATTATGCCGGCCGGCAGCCTTACGGCGAATGGCTGGACAGAGAGCTGCTGCATCTGTCGGCCCTTAAGATTCCGAACAAACGGATTCCCATGTATTCCAAGGAGCGCAGAGATCAGCTCTACAAAGCCTTCGGCTATTCTTATGAAGATGTGAAGAACATGATCCATCCCATGGCGGAAAACGGCACCGAACCCATTGTATCCATGGGACATGATGTGCCTCTGGCGGTTCTGTCGGAGAAACATCAGAGCCTTTTTGACTACTTTAAGCAGATGTTCGCGCAGGTGACAAATCCGCCCATTGATTCTCTCCGGGAGAAGATTGTGACGGATACGACGGTATATATCGGTTCTGACGGAAATCTTCTGGAAGAAAAAAGCAGCAACTGCCATGTGCTGGAAGTGAATAACCCGATCCTTACAGGCGTGGATCTGTTAAAAATCAAAGCGCTGGATCAGCCGGGATTCCGGGTCAGCGAGATTTCCATGCTGTATTACAAAAACACCTCCCTGGAGCGGGCGGTGGAGCAGCTGTCCATCAGTGTGGACCGCAGCGTGGCAAAAGGCGCGAATATTATTATCCTGACGGACCGGGGCGTGGATGAAAACCATCTGGCCATTCCGTCTCTGCTGGCAGTTTCTTCTGTTGAGCAGCATCTGGTACGCACAAAGAAGAGAACCCAGGTTTCCATTGTGCTGGAAAGCGCGGAACCCCGGGATGTGCATCAGTGTGCCTGCCTGCTGGGCTTCGGCGCCCGGGCAATCCACCCGTACCTGGCTCATGAATGCATTGCGGAACTGATTGATCAGGGAGTACTTGACAAGGATTATCATACGGCGATTGATGACTACAACAACGCCCTGCTGCAGGGGGTGGTTAAGATTGCGGCCAAGATGGGAATTTCCACGCTGCAGTCCTATCAGTCCGCGAGAATCTTCGAGGCCATCGGCATCCGTCAGGATGTGATTGACCGCTACTTTACCGGCACAGTCAGCCGTGTGGGCGGCATCGGCTTAGAGGAAATCGGCGAGGGCGTCATGTTCCGTCATGACCGGGCTTTTGATCCCCTGGGGCTGGGGCTGGATACCACACTGGACAGCATCGGCTTCCACAAGCTGAGAAGCGGGGAAAATAAAGAAGATCATCTGTACAACCCGGATACGATCATCGCGCTGCAGCAGGCCACCAGAAACAATGACTACAAACGGTTCTGCGAGTACACTGCTATGGTAGACAATGAACTTCCCCATACCCTGCGGGGACTGATGCAGTTTGATCCGAAGAAGAAACCGGTTCCCCTGGAAGAAGTGGAGCCGGTCAGCGAGATTGTCAAACGGTTTAAAACCGGCGCCATGAGCTACGGCTCTCTGTCCAAGGAAGCCCATGAGACGCTGGCGATTGCCATGAACCGTCTGGGCGGAAAATCCAATACCGGCGAAGGCGGAGAACTGACGGAACGGTTCGGCACGGAGAAAAATTCCAGAATCAAACAGGTGGCATCGGGACGCTTTGGCGTCACCAGCGCATACCTGATGAGCGCGGACGAGATTCAGATCAAGATGGCCCAGGGCGCAAAGCCGGGCGAAGGCGGACATCTGCCGGGGAAAAAGGTTTATCCGTGGGTAGCGCATACCCGTTTCTCCACACCGGGAGTATCCCTGATCTCCCCGCCGCCCCATCATGACATCTATTCCATCGAGGATCTGGCGCAGCTGATTTATGACCTGAAAAACGCCAACCGAAAGGCAAGAATATCCGTAAAACTGGTATCAGAAGCCGGGGTCGGCACCATTGCCTCCGGTGTAGCCAAGGCCGGTGCCCAGGTAATCCTGATCTCCGGATACGACGGCGGTACAGGAGCCGCGCCCATGTCATCCGTACACGGTGCAGGCCTTCCCTGGGAACTGGGACTGGCGGAAGCGCACCATACGCTGATGGAGAACGGGTTGCGGCAGCGCGTGATTCTGGAGACGGACGGCAAGCTGATGAGCGGCAGGGATGTGGCGATTGCAGCCCTTCTTGGCGCGGAGGAATTCGCCTTTGCCACAGCTCCGCTGGTAACCATGGGCTGTATGATGATGCGTGTCTGCAACCAGGATACCTGTCCGGTTGGTATCGCGACACAGAACGAAGTTCTGAGAAAACGCTTTACCGGCAAACCGGAATATGTGATGAATTTCATGACATTTATTGCCACACAGCTGCGGGAAATCATGGCTTCCCTGGGATTCCGCACCGTGGATGAGATGGTGGGCCGCAGCGACTGCCTGAAAGTGAAGGACCATCCCTTTACGACACGGGCACAGATGGTAGATCTGACCAGAATCCTTCAGTCGAAGACGGCATCCGAAAAAATGCAGCATTTTGACCCGAAACAAGTCTATGATTTCGGTCTCAGTACGACAATCGACGAAAAAGAGCTGCTGCCGCTTCTGGCGGACGGTCAGCCGAAAACATACCATACAAAGGTATCTTCCACCGACCGTTCCGTAGGAACGATTTTCGGTTCGGAAGTAACCAGATGCTACGGGGATACCCTGAAAGACGATACCTACCAGATTATTCTGGACGGCGGATGCGGACAGTCACTGGGCGCATTCCTGCCGAAGGGTGTGACGATTCATGTATACGGAGACGCCAACGATGGATTCGGCAAGGGCCTTTCCGGAGGAAAGCTGATCATTCAGCCGCCGAAGGGTTCTTCCTTTGCCCCGGAAAAGAATATCATTGTGGGAAATGTGGCGCTTTACGGAGCGACTGCAGGCAAAGTATTTATCAACGGCGTGGCCGGCGAGCGGTTCTGTGTCCGGAATTCCGGCGCGGTGGCAGTAGCGGAAGGCTGCGGCGACCATGGACTGGAGTATATGACCGGTGGACGCGCAGTGATCTTAGGCCCCACCGGCAAGAACTTTGCCGCCGGAATGAGCGGCGGTGTGGCTTATGTCCTGGATATGGATCACCGTCTGTACCGCCGTATGAATAAAGATATGGCGCCGGCGGATGAACTGACCGACAAATATGACATCGCTGAACTGAAGGATATTCTGAAAGAATATTATGAAGCAACCGGATCCAGACTGGCCGGCGACATCCTGAATGATTTTGAAACCTACCGGCCCCACTTCAAGAAGATTGTTCCGCTGGAATATCAGAAAGTGTTATCCGCCATCGGACGGTTTGAAGAGCAGGGCCTGTCTCATGACAATGCGGTAATGGAAGCATTTAACGAGATCACAGGCAAAACAGCGCAGGCATAG